Genomic window (Hippoglossus stenolepis isolate QCI-W04-F060 chromosome 11, HSTE1.2, whole genome shotgun sequence):
gcagAAACGTATAGCACAGTCCAGTTCGGTTCAGCGATTGACTTTTTAATCATTTTGGATTATACATAATGACATCACCAATCTGTGAATGCGTGTTTGATTTTTACCTATTCTTTAACTTGAATTTCAGCTACCTTCAcgtggaggtcaaaggtcgagtgTGTCATGACCCCACGGGAGCAGCTGAGGAAGATGACAGCGATGGGGGAGCAGGGAGCTTTGGATGAGAAGCACTGGTACCGCCTGGTCAACGGCATGTCCGCTGGAGGTGAGAGACGAAACCGAGGAAACTGAGCCACACAGcaactggaaaacacaaaaataaactatgTAAAATGGTTCATCGACAAATAGATACTTGTCAATTCACATATTGTCCTAACACCATCTAAAGAACCAATTCTGTGTCTGCTATATACTGATTTCTTCAGTTTCCACAGTCAGGACAAGTCTGTCTCTGTGGATAAATCTGCCTCGAGTGTGACCTGTGGtgctttttcttctcttgcagAGCTCAGGCAGAGACAGGAGTTAATAATGAGGAACCAGATGGCCATGGCTCCGCAGATTCTCGCCCAGGGGCAGCAGAGGTTACAAGGAGTCCCAGCACAGTTTGAACCTCATTTCATGGAGAGGTATGTGCCTGAGCTTACTCTTAAATTTTAAATGGTAGCTCTATGGAAAGTTGGACGCCTGAGAGTTGTCAGTTACAGTTGTAGAAGGGAACCAGCCACTGCTTTTTTGCAAGGCCAGATTAGAAACCAGGGGAATTACTCCAAGCTCCTCAAACCCCTCAGGGGTCCAGAAAGCACCCAGCTTTACTCCATATTATAAGAGTCGACTTAGTTTGTATAATCGCAAATTTGCTAGAAATATGAATTTGTGGCTCGTGTGTAACAAATCTAGCTTTAAGGCCAAAATAGTTTCGGATTAATTCTATGTCAATCAAAACATCAGATAATGTGCTCGTCATGCTAGTTGGTTTCTGGATATAAAATAATGAACTTATCATGTTCAGTCGGCCAAACAGCACTTTTTGGGCCCCTTCAGAGAATAATTCTGCcatgcttttctttttactggGCGCAAAGTTTACttataaacaaaacaacttgtTAAGGATCTCTCTGCAAATAAGCAACCATTGGATGTCCTGTCAAAAGACTGATTTTAAAAGGTTTTCTTTCCTCAGGGAGTTGGTTCAGCCCAATGAGATGGTCGCCTCTGAGGCCCGACAGATGCACATGGGGCCTCACCTGGGTCCACCCATGCCCCCACATGCCAACCTCATGCCTGGGAGAGGTTTCCCTGGAGCAGGTGAGCATGGACAGGCCACTACACAGTCACCAGTGACTGAATTTCCAGTCTGTATGTGAAGGTATGTGAGTGAGTATTAACAGCCGATGTCCATTTCTTTTCTCAGCAGGCTATGGCTTCTTACCCTCAGAGCCTATGGAAACAGTTGCCCGGCGACAGGAGCTCATTCACAAGCAAAACATTGCCAGGTTTGTGCGCAGAATATCATCATCTCACACAGACATCCCACCTACACAACTCTCTGCACCACGTTTTGTTGGACATTTTGTACATTCCCAGACTTTGTTCCTCTCCCTGAGCTTTGGGAAAGTGTGATTATGGGTTTTCCACCATTTGTGCTATACTCAAACATATCTTAAATATTTGTATGTGCTTTCGTTCAGAATGGAGATGAACGCCATCCTGCACCAGAAGGAGCTGGAAAACGCCCACCAGAAGGGACTGATAGGAATGGACAATCCCATGGCTTACCCTTCCAACCACATGGCCTTCAGAGGTCGTCAGCGCATGCCAGACGGCCACGATGTCTTTGTCCACCGCCCCACTCTGGACGAACTTCACTCCAACAGCATCCTCATGTCAGCCAGCCCTTACCCGCCCATCAGCACgctgcacagagagaggggaCGAAGGGCAGGCAGAAGGCCGACCGCTCACAAGAGTGCAGAAAGCCACGTGGCCAACCTGAAGGGCCAGGCTGAGGATAAAAATGTAGAGCAGAGCCCAGGGGCCACGTCAGGGGAGGAGAAGGATTCGGAGGCCAAGGGGGACATGGGAGAGGAGTGTGCCACCAGTAAAACGCACCATCAAGCAAAAATAGAGTCAGAACTtgcaggaagcaggaagaaCTACAAAGAAGGGGATACAGCCCTGCGCAAGGCCTGTGTGAACACGCAGGACAGCTGCTCTGATGTGGCCAACAGTGGCACAAACGAAAAAGACATTTCCAGCCAGTGTTCAGCTTTCCAGGAGAAGTTCATGTATCCCTCAGCAGGAGGAGCTCTCCCAGGGATGCCTTACATGTTCCCAGTCCCTGGAAATGGCTTCCTCCCACCTGGTGAGTTTGGGGAATTTATACAAAATTGACAACCTATTAAATTGTAAAATGATCTTTAAGTTATGttggtttttgttttgccaGGTCCGCGGAATCTCTTTCTTAATGGTGATGAGGTGTCGGAGGACATAAGGAAGTGGTCGGTGAATGACGTTTACAACTTTATCAACAGTATACCCACGTGTGCAGAATACGCTCAGGTTGGTGCTTGGCTTTAACCAACATGTCTTCATGGgttctgttgtgtctctgttgtgttaATGTGAGGTGATTGCTCTCTGCAGACGTTCAAGGACCACATGATTGATGGCGAGACGCTCCCCCTCCTCTCAGAGGAACATCTACTGGACACGCTGGGGCTGAAGCTGGGGCCGGCTCTCAAGATCCGCTCACAGGTagagaaccacacacacactgaaacgtCAGAGAAGAAACCCTCTGAAATATGGGACATTTGTGCCACTTGACTTAAATGATACCAACGCCCACACAGTGGTAGTGATACACAGTGACACACCAATAAATGCCTCTTGTCATGCACACTATTCATTGAGATGAGATTGGCGTGTTCAATATTCTGCTTATTTACGATTTCTCTCACTACATATTCTCACTTTAAATAACatccctgtttcctgtttcctgtatCCAACACAAATCCCTTCTAATCATCAGATAGTGTGTGTTACAATTACACTAACTTACTGAGCTCTACTAAGGTGACCTTACTCTTGGAAGTACAACTGTCTCTTAAAACTTGTATGAAGTTCACCATTAGCATCAGCACATGCTCTTTAATGCACGTTTCACTTCATCATTACACAcagacgacaacaacaacaagtctTATAGTCTTTTCCCTTTTATACTATTTTGTTGCTTATTAACTGAATTTAAACAATGTTCTCACCTGAGAGCGACGACAGGAAGTTAAACTCTTTCTCGTGTAGACTTTTCAGGCAATTTCCCGGCATCCTTACTGAAGGACCCCCCTGTCATTGTGCACCCCCTATAGGTTAAACTGTGCAACAGCATGTAAACTTTCTTAGTAGGATAATCCATCATTCATGTTTGTGAGCATGaactttgtaaaataaatgatcagttAAAAGTAGATTAAAAAGTGGGGTGTCTGTTTTTGCATCTGGATTTTTGCACGATGTTGCTTTAGCGATGGGTTTGTTTTATTGACGAGTCACAAtaaacatgcacatatacaACAAGCCTGAAACTACAACAACTAACTTCATCCATCACTATACTTTATGCATTTCATAATTTATATACTTGTGCTTTTCCTCTGTGCCAAGGCCTGTGGAGAACAGGTGACGTCCAGTCAGTCTGACCCCTAAGAACCtctttaaatttaaactgtGTTTCTTATATGTGCCGACTATCTTTATTCCTCCGCAGGTGTCCAAGCGTCTGGGCAACATGTTGTACATGATGAACCTGCCGCTGCCCACCGCCCCCCTGCACGCCACCCCGGAGAAGCCCGGGGACCGCTCCTCCGAGATCGGCTCCCCTGTTAACTGCAACAGTGAGGAGATGGTGGCGAGTCCAAGAGACCCTGATGTCCTCAAATCCACAGAGCACCTtcatgagacagaaaacaactcCCCTCCGTCTGCCAGCAGCGAGACAGTCTGATCAGCACTCATGTGAGTGTGGAGGAGTGTGAACCAGGCCCAGTCTGCACCGACAGCACAACACGAGCTGATGGACTGCTACTGCCTCTGTGGTGGTTTTGTTTCTATGATGATTACCTGAATTAAAGatgctttttttattgtttgctaCCAGGGGTTTTCATACACAGCTTCATACTAGGCCCAGGTGTCtgctaaatattttttattttacatataaatgtatatatatttccaaAAACAACAGTGGAGTGGTCTGGACTTTGAGTTATGAGACACTGAGAAGGTTcaatctgttttttgttttgttttcttctttcattaCAGGCCTTAGTCTCCAAACGTCTGATTGTAGCCTCAAACTCTGAGTTATACTTTTCAGGTGCTAATTGTCATTTCTCCAGTAGACCAGCAGTAAGACAATAGAAATCACACGGGAATGGTTTTATAATCAAAAGAATGATACCTTAAAAAGTTTTGGGTTTTGATATCTTTTGTGAtatcatttgtgtttgttggattgtaaataaagtgtttttctaCATAGGAATCTGCAGTACTATCTTCCTTTCATGGCACGGGCAATTTACTTTAAGTgaagatttatgtttttatttttaccaaattACCCTCTTCAAAATACATCATCCTTTTTTCAAGTAGAGCCTGATAAACCACTACCTTTAATCGACTATTAAATCGTACAAAGAAAATAAcaggagcaaaaaaaacaagacaaaaagattttaaaaaaacaatttgacatTTCCAGTAAGGAAAAGGGGGCTAACTTTCTAAATTGCAAGGATTTAATGTGTGATTGTAACTCATGTCAGTCAAAGAGATGTTTTtactcatgtttttattatgagATGTGAGAGGCAACGGTGATTAGGCTGTCATAACAAACACAATGGGGCACCTGAATACAACTTTCTCATCTTGATTTGAATCTTCTTCCTTCTAGTAATCATTTATAAACTATTGATGAATTTAGTTCAACAGCTTATTCGATGACCTGTGTCAGGTCAGGAATTGTCAGATGAGAACAGAATGATGCACATAAACAGTCCAAATTCAGCAAAGGAAATAATTGCTCAGgctaagagaaaataaataaataaatagcacaCTGTGTTCGGTGTCTATTGCAAATGCAGATGTTCTTGTTTCCCGGAAACTTTAAGGATTGACTCATGTTGCCTTTAAAGGAACGGTCtaattatatgaataaataaaataactgaaactACCT
Coding sequences:
- the samd7 gene encoding sterile alpha motif domain-containing protein 7 isoform X2; translated protein: MTPREQLRKMTAMGEQGALDEKHWYRLVNGMSAGELRQRQELIMRNQMAMAPQILAQGQQRLQGVPAQFEPHFMERELVQPNEMVASEARQMHMGPHLGPPMPPHANLMPGRGFPGAGYGFLPSEPMETVARRQELIHKQNIARMEMNAILHQKELENAHQKGLIGMDNPMAYPSNHMAFRGRQRMPDGHDVFVHRPTLDELHSNSILMSASPYPPISTLHRERGRRAGRRPTAHKSAESHVANLKGQAEDKNVEQSPGATSGEEKDSEAKGDMGEECATSKTHHQAKIESELAGSRKNYKEGDTALRKACVNTQDSCSDVANSGTNEKDISSQCSAFQEKFMYPSAGGALPGMPYMFPVPGNGFLPPGPRNLFLNGDEVSEDIRKWSVNDVYNFINSIPTCAEYAQTFKDHMIDGETLPLLSEEHLLDTLGLKLGPALKIRSQVSKRLGNMLYMMNLPLPTAPLHATPEKPGDRSSEIGSPVNCNSEEMVASPRDPDVLKSTEHLHETENNSPPSASSETV
- the samd7 gene encoding sterile alpha motif domain-containing protein 7 isoform X1; the protein is MTPREQLRKMTAMGEQGALDEKHWYRLVNGMSAGELRQRQELIMRNQMAMAPQILAQGQQRLQGVPAQFEPHFMERELVQPNEMVASEARQMHMGPHLGPPMPPHANLMPGRGFPGAAGYGFLPSEPMETVARRQELIHKQNIARMEMNAILHQKELENAHQKGLIGMDNPMAYPSNHMAFRGRQRMPDGHDVFVHRPTLDELHSNSILMSASPYPPISTLHRERGRRAGRRPTAHKSAESHVANLKGQAEDKNVEQSPGATSGEEKDSEAKGDMGEECATSKTHHQAKIESELAGSRKNYKEGDTALRKACVNTQDSCSDVANSGTNEKDISSQCSAFQEKFMYPSAGGALPGMPYMFPVPGNGFLPPGPRNLFLNGDEVSEDIRKWSVNDVYNFINSIPTCAEYAQTFKDHMIDGETLPLLSEEHLLDTLGLKLGPALKIRSQVSKRLGNMLYMMNLPLPTAPLHATPEKPGDRSSEIGSPVNCNSEEMVASPRDPDVLKSTEHLHETENNSPPSASSETV